From the genome of Nicotiana sylvestris chromosome 2, ASM39365v2, whole genome shotgun sequence, one region includes:
- the LOC104211793 gene encoding uncharacterized protein, translating into MGGDGAIRRVNGMKAFLGFLLLLSLLWLVFNGSLAKQATASTKTINHLDVWKTIQTERHYLQKNSNLNYASGRRASTGLNAIRNREAGKAARAATKIVDDRAIKPLDVWKIIEAERQYLERNPNVNYVSERRVPTGPNAIHNRKIGKYREPPTRA; encoded by the exons ATGGGTGGTGATGGTGCTATACGCAGGGTTAATGGTATGAAGGCTTTCTTGGGGTTTCTTCTTTTACTTAGTTTACTATGGCTTGTATTCAATGGGAGTCTAGCCAAGCAGGCAACAGCTTCCACCAAAACAATCAATCATTTAGATGTTTGGAAGACAATACAAACTGAAAGACATTATCTTCAAAAGAATTCAAATCTCAATTATGCGAGCGGAAGAAGAGCGTCTACTGGACTCAACGCTATTCGGAACAG GGAAGCAGGGAAGGCAGCCAGGGCTGCAACCAAAATAGTCGACGATAGGGCAATCAAACCTTTAGATGTTTGGAAGATAATAGAAGCTGAGAGGCAATATCTTGAAAGGAATCCAAATGTCAATTATGTGAGCGAAAGAAGAGTGCCTACTGGACCAAATGCCATACACAACAG gaaaatagGGAAGTATAGGGAGCCACCAACTCGAGCTTGA